CAGGGCTTTTACACCGTTAAGGTTGAGCGCTTCGGCAACTTCCTCAACTTTTTTACGGCTCAGGCAATACACTATGCCGGATTTGCCTTGATTTTGCCTCACGAACTTTACAATTTCCTTTATCACATTGCGTTTGGCACGCACTTCATAAAACAGGTTGGCCCGGTTAAATGATGATTTGTAAACAGTAGCATTGTTCATCTGCAGGTTTTTCTGAATATCCTGCTGAACTTTTGGAGTAGCCGTAGCTGTTAAGGCAATGATAGGTATGTTTTCGCCGATATTGCTGATAACCTGGCGTATTTTGCGGTACTCGGGCCTGAAATCGTGCCCCCACTCCGAAATACAGTGTGCTTCATCAACCGCTACAAATGATACATGATTGAGGCGCAGAAAATCGATATTTTCCTGTTTGGTTAATGATTCGGGCGCAACGTATAATAATTTGGTTTTGCCGCCCAGCACATCTTCCTTAACCCTGGCTATTTCTGATTTTGTAAGAGATGAATTTAAAAAGTGGGCTATACTATCCGATCCGCCGAAAGCCCTTAACTGATCAACCTGGTTTTTCATCAGGGCTATCAGTGGTGAAATTACTATTGCTGTGCCATCGCTCATTAAAGCGGGTAACTGATAACACATCGACTTGCCGCCACCGGTAGGCATAATAACAAACGTATCATTGCCCGCCAGGATGTTGGTTATTATCGCTTCCTGCTCCCCCTTAAAATTATCAAACCCGAAAAAATTCTGGAGATTGTCAAATAGCGATTTCTTTGCTTCTATCATTATTTTAACAAATTCTTAAATTGTATTTAAAAGTTTAAAGTAACAAAATTTTAAGAATAAACGATGGATTTACTTTTAAATTTTATATAAAAATGATTATTAAATGAAAAACAATTTCTTTGTATTGTCATTTATAAACCCAATGAACCTGCTTAAATTTTTCCGCTAAATTATTTAGTTTTATTTAATGGATTATTAACAGATTATTGTTCAATTTTACGCAGGTGGTACCAAATTAAAATTCTTTTATAACCCCATGAACGAAAACTATTATGCTATAATTATGGCGGGCGGAATTGGCAGCCGTTTTTGGCCGATAAGCCGCACAACACACCCAAAACAGTTTATCGATATCCTTGGAACAGGCAAAACTTTAATTCAAAACACGTACGAACGTTTCCTGAAAGTATGCCCTAAAGAAAATATTTACGTTGTCACCAACGAAAATTATACAAAACTGGTTAAGCAACAACTACCGGATATGGCCGATCAGCAAATCCTGACCGAGCCCGTAATGCGCAATACAGCACCCTGTGTGGCCTATGGCTGCTTTAAAATTGAAAGCCTTAACCCCAACGCAGCCATTGTTGTTGCCCCATCCGATCAGCAGATCCTTGATGAAGAAGCTTTCATAACAGCCATCGAAAAATCGCTGGCAACTGCTGCTGCAAACGATTACCTCATAACACTTGGCATAAAACCCTCGCGCCCCGATACAGGTTACGGATATATCCAATATACCGATAACGTTATTAATGATGAATTTCATAAGGTAAAAACGTTTACAGAAAAACCAACGCTCGAGATAGCCAAAACTTTTATTCAAAGCGGCGACTTTTTGTGGAACGCGGGCATTTTTGTATGGTCGGCGCGGGCTATTGTAAAAGCTTTTGGCCAGCACTTGCCGGATATGCATGAGATTTTTGCTGAAGCGAGATCAGTTTACAATTCAGATAACGAAAAACAATATATCCACACCGCATACCAGCAATGTATCAATATTTCGATTGATTACGGTATCATGGAAAAAGCTGATAATGTTTACGTTTTGCCATCAGATTTTGGCTGGAGCGATTTGGGTACCTGGGCCTCAATTTATGATTTGGCCGAAAAAGACTATGTAGGCAACGCAGTAATCCCTGCCGAAAAAGTGATCATGTACGATTCGTCAAACTGCATGGTAAACGTACCCGGCGAAAAACTTGTGATACTACAGGGTCTGCACGATTTTATCGTGGTAGAATCAAACAACTCCCTCCTCATCTGCCCCCGCGACCAGGAGCAAAATGTGAAGCAGATTGTAAATGATGTGAAAAGCAGGTTTGGGGCGAAGTATATTTAACCCCCCCCCCGCCCCCTGAAGGGGGTGCTTACTTGCATCAGCATTTTTTCTATAGGCTTAAAAACAAAAAGCGTTGCTCCTGGTAACGCTTTTTGTTTTTAAGTGTTTTAGCACCCCCTTCAGGGGGCGGGGTGGGTTCTCTGCCTTATCGCCTCATATAAAATAATCCCCGTAGATACCGATACATTTAATGACTCGATCTCGCCAAACATAGGGATCTTGGCTAAATGATCTGAGATACGGATGATCTCGTTGCGGATCCCGTCTTCTTCTGAGCCCATTACTATCGCCGTAGGCACGGTATAATCGGGGTTATAAATGTTATCCTGAGTTTTTTCTGTGCAGCAAACCAGTTGCAGGCCCGATTCCTGTAAAAACCTTACTGTTTGCATAAAGTTATCGTGGCGGCATACCGGGATTTTATACAACGCCCCGGCCGAAGTTTTGATAGCATCCGGATTAATCTGTGCCGAGCCTTTTGCGGGGATCACAATGGCGTGCACACCTGCACACTCGGCAGTACGGGCAATGGCGCCCATGTTGCGTACATCGGTTACACTATCCAAAACCAATATCAGCGGTACCTCTCCTTTTTCAAACACATCGGGAATGATATTCTCAATTTTTTGATACACTATGGGCGAAATAACCGCAATTACACCCTGGTGATTTTTCTGGGTGATGCGGTTCAGCTTTTCAACCGGTACTTGCTGGGCCGTGATCTGATACTCGGTCATCAACTCCTTAAGCTCGTGGATTAGGCCGCCGCTTATGCCCCTTTGTATAAATAATGCCTCAATCTCTTTACCCGAACGGATAGCTTCCACTACCGCCCTGATGCCGAAAACCATTTGGTTACTCTCGCGCTGAGGTCTTGAATTAAATGCCATTTTACTAATCAAATTTTAGCAAAAGTAGCTATATTAATTGATTAAGCACTTATTGAACTGATAACCCTAATCGGTTTACAATCAAGGCGCCCGTATTGCTATCAACACCTCAAAACTTTATTAACATCTGGTTAAACTACTGTGAATCAAATCCGCGCAAACATTCTCAACAAGTTTTCCACACATTATTGTTAGTTAAAAAGCTTCAAATTATTGCCCTGTGTATGATTATTTTAAATTACCAATACACTATGTTAAGTGTTTGGCTAACCGGCCCAAACATTTTTTGTATATTTTTGTACCCTTATGAGTTTTGATAATAACAACCAGTACAACAAACCGAACACTTTTGAACGCCGGGGCCGAATAGCCAATCCAAGCCCCTTCCCGGCGGGAGCCAAGCTTCCCCCTCAGGCTACTGATTTAGAAGAGGCCGTTTTAGGTGCGCTGATGCTGGAAAAGGATGCCCTATCATCAGTTATTGATGTTTTAAAGCCCGAAGTTTTTTATCAAACCAATCACCAGAAAATATTTTCGGCAATAAAAATACTGTTTGAAAAAACACAACCGGTAGATATACTTACCGTTACAGCCGAATTACGCCGATTGGGT
The sequence above is a segment of the Mucilaginibacter celer genome. Coding sequences within it:
- a CDS encoding mannose-1-phosphate guanylyltransferase, which encodes MNENYYAIIMAGGIGSRFWPISRTTHPKQFIDILGTGKTLIQNTYERFLKVCPKENIYVVTNENYTKLVKQQLPDMADQQILTEPVMRNTAPCVAYGCFKIESLNPNAAIVVAPSDQQILDEEAFITAIEKSLATAAANDYLITLGIKPSRPDTGYGYIQYTDNVINDEFHKVKTFTEKPTLEIAKTFIQSGDFLWNAGIFVWSARAIVKAFGQHLPDMHEIFAEARSVYNSDNEKQYIHTAYQQCINISIDYGIMEKADNVYVLPSDFGWSDLGTWASIYDLAEKDYVGNAVIPAEKVIMYDSSNCMVNVPGEKLVILQGLHDFIVVESNNSLLICPRDQEQNVKQIVNDVKSRFGAKYI
- the rlmB gene encoding 23S rRNA (guanosine(2251)-2'-O)-methyltransferase RlmB; translation: MAFNSRPQRESNQMVFGIRAVVEAIRSGKEIEALFIQRGISGGLIHELKELMTEYQITAQQVPVEKLNRITQKNHQGVIAVISPIVYQKIENIIPDVFEKGEVPLILVLDSVTDVRNMGAIARTAECAGVHAIVIPAKGSAQINPDAIKTSAGALYKIPVCRHDNFMQTVRFLQESGLQLVCCTEKTQDNIYNPDYTVPTAIVMGSEEDGIRNEIIRISDHLAKIPMFGEIESLNVSVSTGIILYEAIRQRTHPAP